Proteins found in one Lysinibacillus fusiformis genomic segment:
- a CDS encoding trans-sulfuration enzyme family protein, which yields MRGVKNLSWENNDTVFIHTLPNKKIGPISNKIIPAVGYSFPDLESAVATVSGKKEGNYYGRYGNPTTQELQKKIALLENGEAALGVSSGMAAISSALLNYLVNGDHVLCTKDVYGGSYKFLTNIAPRYGISTDFVDCTDLLAVKEAIKYNTKVLYIETPSNPCLTILDIKMLSELAHSQGLKVIIDNTFMTPYLQRPLDLGADLVVHSATKYLNGHGDVIAGFIVGDSKTINNIKNKIVGDLGQVLNSWDSFLIDRGLKSLGVRMRQHCESALKVAKFLEQQSSIEKVYYPGLVSHPQHFLAKQQMRNMGGIVSFEVKGGYDGAKKFIDSLDLAMISFSLGDPETLVQHPATMTHSSIPFEDKEKCNISDGLIRLSVGLEECEDIIRDLEQALSKIQV from the coding sequence ATGAGAGGAGTTAAAAATTTGAGTTGGGAAAATAATGATACTGTTTTTATCCATACACTGCCTAATAAAAAAATTGGGCCAATTTCTAACAAAATTATACCTGCTGTAGGATATTCGTTTCCAGATTTAGAAAGTGCTGTAGCAACAGTTTCAGGAAAAAAAGAAGGTAATTATTATGGGCGATATGGAAACCCAACTACACAGGAATTACAAAAAAAAATTGCATTATTAGAGAATGGAGAAGCTGCACTCGGTGTTAGTAGTGGAATGGCAGCAATTTCAAGTGCGCTACTAAATTATCTAGTGAATGGTGATCATGTCTTATGCACAAAAGATGTGTATGGGGGGAGCTATAAATTTCTAACTAATATTGCTCCCCGATATGGAATATCTACTGATTTTGTTGATTGTACAGATTTACTTGCAGTTAAAGAAGCAATAAAATACAATACAAAAGTTTTGTATATTGAAACACCCTCTAATCCATGTCTTACAATACTAGATATTAAGATGTTATCTGAGTTAGCACATTCTCAAGGTTTAAAGGTTATTATTGACAATACCTTTATGACACCTTATTTACAGCGTCCATTAGATCTAGGTGCAGATTTAGTCGTACACAGTGCGACTAAATATTTAAATGGTCATGGAGATGTTATTGCTGGATTTATAGTTGGAGATTCTAAAACTATAAATAATATAAAAAATAAAATAGTTGGAGATTTAGGACAAGTCCTAAATTCATGGGATTCTTTTCTTATTGACAGAGGTTTGAAATCTTTAGGCGTGAGAATGAGGCAACATTGTGAAAGTGCATTGAAGGTCGCTAAATTTTTGGAGCAACAATCATCAATTGAAAAAGTCTATTATCCAGGACTAGTTTCTCACCCTCAACACTTTCTAGCAAAACAACAAATGAGAAATATGGGAGGAATAGTGTCATTTGAGGTAAAAGGTGGATACGATGGAGCAAAAAAGTTTATTGATTCTCTTGATCTAGCCATGATTTCATTTAGTTTAGGAGATCCTGAAACACTTGTTCAGCATCCTGCTACAATGACACATTCATCAATTCCATTTGAAGATAAAGAGAAATGCAATATTTCAGATGGATTAATAAGACTGTCTGTCGGCT